The following proteins are co-located in the Carassius carassius chromosome 39, fCarCar2.1, whole genome shotgun sequence genome:
- the ghdc gene encoding GH3 domain-containing protein isoform X2 has protein sequence MMQTHQRLWIILPCFIALLAVTNTCAPAGSLLLLCLCCMALLWKLKIKNRSISSLLAQCVAVKVVGRLGSRQRKRLESDTRDIHRVQEETLLQRLKKHSDTVYDTETFQQHHPVTDYNHYEKFVERVAKGEQNVLISEKPLILAMTSGTSGSSRMLLSTKDTNTEFFLQGVTICLDAMRQAFPATDCLQKTLKLFYSPIFRQSEAGVPIGPNSSTPASSKHMLHLYTTPAPVYQVLNESDTLYLHLLFGLKDRNLGMLESNFCSTVFYAFKALQERWKDLVVDVEVGTINSGLSLKADVRRALEKLMKPDPDRAAELTAQFEEGFERIALRIWPQLHLVLTVDSGSNQIYGEMLRRHYCKDIPFYSPFYAATEGLIGVNLWPQQESRQYLLCPRSMFCEFIPEEDLDSEWPKTLLMEQLQEGHNYELLVTNASGLFRYRIGDVVKVVGFHNQCPKVEFQYRRGQMLSVRGEKVSESLFLGALKKAVTQWPGARLIDYSCVESGILGSESGIAQPHYLVFVELNGVRNLSEEQRYKLDHCLQEDSDIYRSFRMKGSIGPMRVQLVREGTFQDLKDRMMAFSSASSNNFKIQRVIRSREMADFLLQRAFS, from the exons ATGATGCAGACACATCAGCGTTTGTGGATCATTTTACcatgttttattgcattattggcCGTGACCAATACATGTG CTCCTGCGGGCTCACTTTTGCTCCTGTGTCTCTGCTGTATGGCTCTACTATGGAAGCTAAAGATCAAGAATCGCTCCATATCGAGTCTTTTGGCTCAGTGTGTGGCTGTGAAAGTAGTGGGCCGGCTGGGGAGTCGCCAGAGAAAAAGACTAGAGTCAGACACACGGGACATTCATCGCGTTCAGGAGGAAACTCTGCTCCAGCGTCTGAAGAAACACTCCGACACCGTTTACG ATACTGAAACATTTCAACAGCACCATCCGGTCACGGATTATAACCATTATGAAAAGTTTGTGGAGCGTGTGGCTAAAGGAGAGCAGAATGTTTTAATATCGGAAAAGCCTCTTATTCTGGCTATGACATCAGGAACATCTGGATCCAGCCGTATGCTTTTGAGCACCAAAGACACCAACACAGAATTCTTCCTACAG GGGGTGACAATTTGTCTAGATGCCATGAGGCAAGCCTTTCCAGCCACTGACTGTCTCCAGAAAACCCTGAAGCTCTTTTACTCGCCCATTTTTCGTCAGAGTGAGGCAGGTGTTCCTATTGGCCCCAACTCCTCAACTCCTGCCTCCTCTAAACACATGCTGCATCTGTACACCACGCCAGCACCCGTCTATCAG GTGCTGAATGAGAGCGACACCTTGTATCTCCATCTGCTGTTTGGGCTGAAAGACCGCAATCTTGGCATGCTGGAATCCAACTTCTGCTCTACCGTCTTTTATGCCTTCAAGGCCCTGCAG GAACGTTGGAAAGATCTTGTGGTGGATGTGGAAGTGGGCACGATAAACTCCGGTCTGAGCCTGAAGGCTGATGTGCGCCGTGCTCTAGAGAAACTGATGAAGCCAGATCCAGATAGAGCTGCTGAGCTCACAGCCCAGTTTGAGGAAGGCTTTGAGAGGATCGCACTCAGAATATGGCCCCAGTTACACCTGGTTCTGACAGTGGATTCAGGTTCTAACCAGATTTATGGGGAGATGTTACGGCGGCACTACTGTAAAGATATCCCGTTCTACTCCCCTTTCTACGCTGCCACTGAAG GCCTGATAGGTGTGAACCTGTGGCCTCAGCAGGAGAGCAGACAATATCTCCTATGTCCCCGCTCCATGTTCTGTGAGTTTATACCAGAGGAGGATCTGGATTCAGAATGGCCCAAAACTCTCCTGATGGAGCAGCTTCAGGAAGGACATAACTATGAGTTGCTGGTCACCAACGCTTCAGGATTATTCAG GTATCGCATTGGAGATGTTGTGAAAGTAGTTGGGTTTCATAACCAGTGTCCAAAAGTGGAGTTTCAGTATag GCGTGGTCAGATGTTGAGCGTGCGTGGTGAGAAAGTGTCTGAATCACTGTTTTTGGGGGCTCTTAAGAAGGCAGTGACACAGTGGCCAGGAGCCAGACTAATAGACTACAGCTGCGTTGAGAGTGGCATTTTAG GCAGTGAATCTGGAATAGCTCAGCCGCATTATCTTGTGTTTGTTGAGCTAAATGGTGTGAGGAACCTCTCAGAGGAACAAAGATATAAG TTAGACCACTGCCTACAGGAGGACTCTGATATCTACCGATCCTTCAGGATGAAGGGCAGCATCGGACCAATGAGAGTTCAGCTCGTTCGTGAGGGAACTTTCCAAGACCTGAAAGATCGCATGATGGCCTTCTCCAGTGCTTCGTCCAACAACTTCAAAATTCAACGTGTGATTCGCAGCAGAGAGATGGCAGACTTTCTACTGCAGAGGGCTTTTTCATGA
- the ghdc gene encoding GH3 domain-containing protein isoform X1 codes for MMQTHQRLWIILPCFIALLAVTNTCAPAGSLLLLCLCCMALLWKLKIKNRSISSLLAQCVAVKVVGRLGSRQRKRLESDTRDIHRVQEETLLQRLKKHSDTVYGKLYQFRSIKDTETFQQHHPVTDYNHYEKFVERVAKGEQNVLISEKPLILAMTSGTSGSSRMLLSTKDTNTEFFLQGVTICLDAMRQAFPATDCLQKTLKLFYSPIFRQSEAGVPIGPNSSTPASSKHMLHLYTTPAPVYQVLNESDTLYLHLLFGLKDRNLGMLESNFCSTVFYAFKALQERWKDLVVDVEVGTINSGLSLKADVRRALEKLMKPDPDRAAELTAQFEEGFERIALRIWPQLHLVLTVDSGSNQIYGEMLRRHYCKDIPFYSPFYAATEGLIGVNLWPQQESRQYLLCPRSMFCEFIPEEDLDSEWPKTLLMEQLQEGHNYELLVTNASGLFRYRIGDVVKVVGFHNQCPKVEFQYRRGQMLSVRGEKVSESLFLGALKKAVTQWPGARLIDYSCVESGILGSESGIAQPHYLVFVELNGVRNLSEEQRYKLDHCLQEDSDIYRSFRMKGSIGPMRVQLVREGTFQDLKDRMMAFSSASSNNFKIQRVIRSREMADFLLQRAFS; via the exons ATGATGCAGACACATCAGCGTTTGTGGATCATTTTACcatgttttattgcattattggcCGTGACCAATACATGTG CTCCTGCGGGCTCACTTTTGCTCCTGTGTCTCTGCTGTATGGCTCTACTATGGAAGCTAAAGATCAAGAATCGCTCCATATCGAGTCTTTTGGCTCAGTGTGTGGCTGTGAAAGTAGTGGGCCGGCTGGGGAGTCGCCAGAGAAAAAGACTAGAGTCAGACACACGGGACATTCATCGCGTTCAGGAGGAAACTCTGCTCCAGCGTCTGAAGAAACACTCCGACACCGTTTACGGCAAGCTCTACCAGTTCAGATCAATTAAAG ATACTGAAACATTTCAACAGCACCATCCGGTCACGGATTATAACCATTATGAAAAGTTTGTGGAGCGTGTGGCTAAAGGAGAGCAGAATGTTTTAATATCGGAAAAGCCTCTTATTCTGGCTATGACATCAGGAACATCTGGATCCAGCCGTATGCTTTTGAGCACCAAAGACACCAACACAGAATTCTTCCTACAG GGGGTGACAATTTGTCTAGATGCCATGAGGCAAGCCTTTCCAGCCACTGACTGTCTCCAGAAAACCCTGAAGCTCTTTTACTCGCCCATTTTTCGTCAGAGTGAGGCAGGTGTTCCTATTGGCCCCAACTCCTCAACTCCTGCCTCCTCTAAACACATGCTGCATCTGTACACCACGCCAGCACCCGTCTATCAG GTGCTGAATGAGAGCGACACCTTGTATCTCCATCTGCTGTTTGGGCTGAAAGACCGCAATCTTGGCATGCTGGAATCCAACTTCTGCTCTACCGTCTTTTATGCCTTCAAGGCCCTGCAG GAACGTTGGAAAGATCTTGTGGTGGATGTGGAAGTGGGCACGATAAACTCCGGTCTGAGCCTGAAGGCTGATGTGCGCCGTGCTCTAGAGAAACTGATGAAGCCAGATCCAGATAGAGCTGCTGAGCTCACAGCCCAGTTTGAGGAAGGCTTTGAGAGGATCGCACTCAGAATATGGCCCCAGTTACACCTGGTTCTGACAGTGGATTCAGGTTCTAACCAGATTTATGGGGAGATGTTACGGCGGCACTACTGTAAAGATATCCCGTTCTACTCCCCTTTCTACGCTGCCACTGAAG GCCTGATAGGTGTGAACCTGTGGCCTCAGCAGGAGAGCAGACAATATCTCCTATGTCCCCGCTCCATGTTCTGTGAGTTTATACCAGAGGAGGATCTGGATTCAGAATGGCCCAAAACTCTCCTGATGGAGCAGCTTCAGGAAGGACATAACTATGAGTTGCTGGTCACCAACGCTTCAGGATTATTCAG GTATCGCATTGGAGATGTTGTGAAAGTAGTTGGGTTTCATAACCAGTGTCCAAAAGTGGAGTTTCAGTATag GCGTGGTCAGATGTTGAGCGTGCGTGGTGAGAAAGTGTCTGAATCACTGTTTTTGGGGGCTCTTAAGAAGGCAGTGACACAGTGGCCAGGAGCCAGACTAATAGACTACAGCTGCGTTGAGAGTGGCATTTTAG GCAGTGAATCTGGAATAGCTCAGCCGCATTATCTTGTGTTTGTTGAGCTAAATGGTGTGAGGAACCTCTCAGAGGAACAAAGATATAAG TTAGACCACTGCCTACAGGAGGACTCTGATATCTACCGATCCTTCAGGATGAAGGGCAGCATCGGACCAATGAGAGTTCAGCTCGTTCGTGAGGGAACTTTCCAAGACCTGAAAGATCGCATGATGGCCTTCTCCAGTGCTTCGTCCAACAACTTCAAAATTCAACGTGTGATTCGCAGCAGAGAGATGGCAGACTTTCTACTGCAGAGGGCTTTTTCATGA